The following proteins are encoded in a genomic region of Planococcus lenghuensis:
- a CDS encoding potassium/proton antiporter: MGDFTINGILLMGGLFLLIGVFMTTVSARFGVPSLVLFLIVGMVLGSDISGLIYFTNAEVAQLVGIFALVIILFEGGLQSKWRVIRPVMGTSLILATLGVIITTTIVAAASFYVLDISWLEAFLLGSIVGSTDAAAVFSVLAGQNVSSKISATLEAESGTNDPMAMFLTIAFIQLIQVPDSSPWLIAGAFFLQVGVGAAMGIVFGLIASYTINRIRLGASGLYAVLAAAFAVFIYSMTSVLGGSGLLAVYLAALVIGTRELTHSHSIISFHEGLAWLMQIVMFVILGLLVFPSELANWELIWKGLILSIVLLFIARPAAVFIATLFSDYDLNERLFISWAGLRGAVPIVLATFPMLAGIENGFVFFNIVFFIVLTSALFQGSTIPYAARKLNLVGPELPQRIHTLELISMGSANAEMLEIALGKTSPFAGKPVQAIGLPEQTLISAIIRSGRLVMPAGPTKLKAGDILYILTEKNQAVNVRVIFGDEEFID; this comes from the coding sequence ATGGGTGATTTCACGATAAATGGGATTCTGCTGATGGGTGGGCTGTTTCTGCTGATCGGTGTTTTCATGACGACCGTCTCCGCCCGTTTCGGTGTGCCCTCGCTTGTGCTCTTCCTGATTGTCGGCATGGTGCTCGGCAGTGATATTTCCGGTCTCATTTATTTTACGAATGCTGAAGTGGCTCAGCTTGTCGGGATATTCGCATTGGTTATTATTTTATTTGAGGGCGGTCTTCAATCCAAGTGGCGCGTGATCCGACCTGTGATGGGTACATCGCTCATACTGGCAACGCTGGGTGTCATTATCACAACAACGATTGTGGCTGCCGCTTCTTTTTATGTGCTCGATATTTCTTGGCTGGAAGCGTTCCTGCTTGGTTCAATTGTGGGCTCAACGGATGCGGCTGCTGTGTTTTCTGTGCTGGCCGGTCAGAACGTCAGCTCGAAAATTTCAGCTACACTGGAAGCGGAATCCGGAACGAATGATCCGATGGCCATGTTCCTGACCATTGCGTTCATTCAGCTGATCCAAGTGCCGGACTCGTCCCCTTGGCTAATTGCAGGTGCATTCTTTTTGCAGGTAGGGGTTGGCGCCGCGATGGGAATCGTATTCGGATTGATTGCTTCATACACGATCAACCGGATCCGGCTGGGGGCCTCCGGTCTCTATGCTGTGCTGGCAGCAGCGTTTGCCGTCTTTATCTATAGTATGACATCGGTTTTGGGCGGTAGCGGTTTGCTGGCGGTCTATCTGGCTGCATTAGTGATCGGGACGCGGGAATTGACCCATAGCCATTCAATCATCAGCTTTCATGAGGGGCTCGCCTGGCTGATGCAGATTGTCATGTTCGTGATTTTGGGGCTGCTTGTGTTTCCGAGCGAACTGGCGAATTGGGAACTGATCTGGAAAGGGCTCATTCTGTCGATTGTATTGCTGTTCATTGCAAGACCGGCCGCCGTATTTATTGCAACATTATTCTCCGATTATGATTTGAACGAGCGGCTGTTCATCTCGTGGGCCGGCCTTCGGGGAGCAGTCCCGATTGTTCTGGCGACGTTTCCGATGCTCGCAGGGATTGAAAACGGCTTTGTCTTCTTTAACATCGTCTTCTTCATTGTACTGACATCCGCCTTGTTTCAAGGGTCAACTATCCCGTATGCAGCGCGAAAATTGAACCTTGTCGGTCCTGAACTTCCACAGCGGATCCATACGCTCGAGCTTATTTCAATGGGAAGTGCAAACGCCGAAATGCTGGAAATCGCGTTGGGGAAGACCTCACCTTTTGCCGGCAAGCCGGTTCAAGCGATCGGCTTGCCGGAACAGACACTTATCTCAGCAATCATCCGTTCGGGCAGGCTGGTGATGCCTGCGGGACCCACGAAACTGAAAGCAGGAGATATTTTGTATATCCTGACGGAAAAAAACCAAGCCGTAAATGTCAGAGTGATATTCGGTGACGAGGAATTTATTGACTGA
- the murB gene encoding UDP-N-acetylmuramate dehydrogenase, protein MTKELWLKELRQLLPEECVKADEPLCLHTLTKMGGPADVFAAPFTEDDVETTVKYAADRNIPLLMLGNGSNMVVRDGGVRGIVLSLEALTDIRVEGQHVHAQGGANIRDVSRAAADCSLTGFEFACGIPGSVGGAMAMNAGAYGGEIKDIIRQATVLTPEGKKLVLSKAELELGYRKSIVAKKGYYVLSADFELEVGDQTVINEKMANLTFQRESKQPLEFPSAGSVFKRPPGNFAGKLIQDSGLQGKGFGGAEVSTKHAGFIVNKNNATAGDYIRTIELVKMTVHEKFGIDLELEVKIVGEDLIR, encoded by the coding sequence ATGACGAAAGAACTATGGCTGAAAGAATTGCGGCAGCTTTTGCCCGAAGAATGCGTAAAAGCAGACGAGCCGCTGTGCTTGCATACATTAACAAAGATGGGTGGACCTGCAGATGTGTTTGCAGCGCCTTTTACAGAAGACGATGTGGAGACGACCGTGAAGTATGCGGCCGACCGCAATATTCCGCTGCTCATGCTTGGTAACGGATCGAATATGGTCGTGCGGGATGGAGGCGTCCGGGGGATTGTACTGTCTCTTGAAGCGCTGACCGACATCCGTGTCGAGGGACAGCATGTCCACGCCCAGGGCGGGGCGAACATCCGGGATGTTTCCCGGGCGGCGGCTGACTGCTCATTGACCGGCTTTGAGTTTGCCTGCGGTATTCCAGGTTCGGTCGGTGGGGCAATGGCGATGAATGCCGGAGCTTACGGCGGAGAGATTAAGGATATTATCCGCCAGGCGACGGTACTTACACCGGAAGGCAAGAAACTGGTCCTGTCAAAAGCGGAACTTGAACTCGGCTACCGGAAAAGCATCGTGGCGAAGAAGGGCTATTATGTCCTGTCTGCTGATTTTGAGCTGGAAGTCGGTGATCAAACGGTGATCAATGAAAAAATGGCTAATCTTACGTTCCAGCGGGAATCGAAACAGCCACTGGAGTTTCCGTCGGCAGGAAGCGTGTTCAAGCGGCCACCCGGCAATTTCGCCGGAAAGCTGATTCAAGACAGCGGCCTGCAAGGAAAAGGATTTGGCGGAGCTGAAGTCTCCACGAAACATGCCGGATTCATTGTAAACAAAAACAATGCAACGGCCGGGGATTATATCCGGACGATTGAATTGGTGAAAATGACGGTACACGAAAAATTCGGCATCGACCTCGAACTCGAAGTGAAAATTGTCGGAGAAGACCTGATCCGATGA
- a CDS encoding YceI family protein, giving the protein MVKLNVDASHSSIGFTVKHMMISKVRGAFNSYEASVETKEKDLTDAAIEFKIDVASIDTGSEDRDNHLRSADFFDAEAYPHITFAATEVRPQSGDDYELIGDLTIKGVTRPVTFKAEFEGAGTNPWGQEVVGYSAETTINRKDFGLTWNQALETGGVLVGEDIKISVDIQASAAQ; this is encoded by the coding sequence ATGGTAAAGTTAAATGTCGACGCTTCACATTCAAGTATCGGATTCACAGTAAAACACATGATGATTTCAAAAGTCAGAGGTGCCTTCAATTCATATGAAGCTTCTGTTGAAACAAAAGAAAAGGATCTGACTGACGCGGCGATCGAATTCAAAATCGACGTGGCGAGCATCGATACAGGCAGTGAGGACCGGGATAACCACCTTCGTTCTGCAGACTTTTTCGATGCGGAAGCTTACCCGCATATCACATTTGCCGCAACAGAAGTCCGGCCTCAGAGCGGTGATGATTATGAGCTGATCGGTGATTTGACGATCAAAGGCGTTACACGCCCGGTCACTTTCAAAGCAGAGTTCGAAGGAGCCGGCACGAACCCATGGGGACAGGAAGTGGTCGGTTATTCAGCGGAAACCACTATCAACCGAAAAGATTTCGGTCTCACTTGGAATCAGGCACTGGAAACCGGCGGCGTCCTTGTCGGTGAAGATATTAAAATTTCTGTTGATATCCAGGCCTCAGCAGCTCAGTAA
- a CDS encoding ABC transporter ATP-binding protein yields MKEKNTDWRQFLQLLRSLNWPKAVTAAALILAIASTGIGLIIPLVMQDLVDTLSVESMDWRLFGLLLLVFFLQAVAGGVSYYMLTYIGETIVADLRTRLWRHVLRLPVPYFDQHETGQTMSRITQDTTTLKQLVTDHAVTFITGLLSVVGAVAILLFIDWKMTLIMLVSVPVSMAILIPLGRMMHRVARATQDEMAAFSGLLGRVLAEIRLVKAYRAEQPESENGQAAIRRLFGFGLKEAKIQAVVSPAMTFIMMGILVVILGYGGVQVANGNLTAGELVAVLFYLFQIVVPFARMAAFFTAFQKAVGATERIKSILSSKTEQDSGTSSPKAADVTFDKVSFSYESGKPILKDVSFQAEAGTVTAFVGPSGGGKTTIFSLIERFYLPVAGRITSSGISITDFTLREWRGKIGYVSQESPLMSGSIRDNISYGIAGDVPEERLIIAARDANALEFIEQLTDGFDTLVGERGIKLSGGQRQRIAIARALLHDPEILLLDEATSSLDSSSEILVQDALQRLMRGRTTLVIAHRLSTVINASRLVFLERGQVTGTGTHAELLASHELYRTFAAGQGLE; encoded by the coding sequence ATGAAAGAGAAAAATACAGACTGGCGGCAATTTCTCCAGCTGCTCCGCTCACTCAACTGGCCTAAGGCTGTAACAGCAGCGGCTTTGATTCTTGCGATTGCCAGTACAGGAATCGGGCTTATCATTCCACTCGTCATGCAGGATCTGGTTGATACGCTTTCCGTCGAATCAATGGATTGGCGCCTGTTCGGCCTGCTGCTCCTGGTATTTTTCCTGCAGGCGGTAGCCGGCGGTGTTTCTTATTATATGCTCACCTATATCGGCGAAACAATTGTTGCTGATCTTCGGACGCGGCTATGGAGACACGTGCTTCGTCTGCCGGTACCTTATTTTGATCAGCACGAAACCGGGCAGACCATGAGCCGCATCACCCAGGATACAACAACATTGAAGCAACTGGTGACAGATCATGCAGTCACTTTCATAACGGGTTTACTGTCCGTTGTCGGCGCTGTCGCAATCCTGCTGTTCATCGATTGGAAGATGACGCTGATCATGCTTGTCAGTGTTCCGGTTTCCATGGCGATCCTCATACCGCTCGGGCGCATGATGCATCGGGTGGCTCGGGCGACGCAGGATGAAATGGCGGCATTTTCAGGCCTGCTCGGGCGTGTGCTCGCTGAAATCCGGCTCGTTAAAGCTTACCGGGCGGAACAGCCGGAGAGCGAGAACGGACAGGCAGCCATCCGCCGGCTGTTCGGGTTCGGCCTGAAAGAAGCAAAAATCCAGGCTGTCGTCTCTCCTGCAATGACCTTTATCATGATGGGGATTCTTGTTGTGATTCTTGGTTATGGCGGCGTCCAGGTGGCAAATGGCAACCTGACGGCCGGTGAACTTGTAGCGGTTTTGTTTTATTTGTTCCAGATTGTAGTTCCGTTCGCGCGGATGGCTGCTTTCTTCACGGCATTTCAAAAAGCGGTCGGTGCGACGGAACGCATCAAAAGCATCCTGTCATCCAAGACAGAGCAGGACAGTGGAACCAGCTCACCAAAAGCGGCGGATGTCACGTTCGATAAGGTGAGTTTTTCCTATGAATCCGGCAAGCCGATCTTGAAAGATGTAAGTTTCCAGGCCGAAGCGGGAACAGTCACCGCATTCGTCGGTCCGTCCGGCGGCGGAAAAACCACCATCTTTTCGCTTATCGAACGGTTTTATCTCCCTGTCGCCGGCCGGATTACTTCCAGCGGAATCTCCATCACTGATTTCACACTCCGTGAATGGCGTGGAAAAATCGGCTATGTCTCACAGGAAAGCCCATTGATGAGCGGGTCCATCCGGGATAACATCAGTTACGGTATCGCCGGTGACGTGCCGGAAGAACGGCTGATCATCGCCGCACGGGATGCAAACGCGCTGGAATTCATTGAACAGCTCACAGATGGTTTCGATACACTTGTCGGTGAGCGCGGCATTAAATTATCCGGTGGTCAGCGTCAGCGCATTGCAATCGCCCGGGCACTTCTCCATGACCCTGAAATCCTGCTCCTTGACGAGGCGACTTCCAGTCTCGACAGCAGTTCGGAAATTCTTGTACAGGATGCATTGCAGCGGCTCATGCGGGGCCGGACGACACTGGTGATTGCCCATCGCCTGTCCACCGTCATCAATGCGAGCCGGCTCGTGTTCCTGGAAAGAGGACAAGTGACTGGCACAGGCACGCATGCAGAACTGCTGGCTTCCCATGAACTGTACAGGACATTTGCGGCCGGTCAGGGATTAGAGTAG